The window gagcaaaaaaaagaagtcttaccttaaaagtagtgcaaaatggCTCAAAGGAGCTAGCTTATGaacctcaacatcagcagcagttacaGATATTCAACCCGTGTATTCAGAAACCTGTGCttcttcttcaaataaagtggcaagaggaagtgaaatgtaaaggtagtaaaaataaataataataataataattaaaaaagtttaaatgacCCTACAGTTTCCTCATCAACAAAAGATGTCCAACTGGTTAAATTATTTAACATCTAGTCGgtaaacaaaagataagtaaaaaagagtgaacacctttttaatggaacaaagacatgtcagggtaaggtgcagaagaacaacaaacaaaaatcaataaatcttcCCCTTCCCCAGATTTTTggccaagaaaaccaacatgtcaaCCTTTGCTGGCTTCAGACTTGCACGCTGACATGTGACAATATTGCCACTGGCACTGAAcagtctctctgatggtgcacTCGTTGCTGGTATGCAAAGGTACTTACGAGCCAACTTGCTAAGCCATGGGAAGTTGACATTGTGCACTCTCCACCAGGCCAGTGGATCTTGCTCTCCATCAATGGTAGGAGTTATGAGGTAGTTGTCCAGTTCTGCTTTAATGGTATCCTCCAACTGCACAGTAGAGGAAGCAGGGACCGCCTTGGTCTTGAAAAAGCTGCCCAGTGACCGCTTTCGCTTTGTAGAGGTGGATggtggttcttcttctgcactcaGGGGCATGGGATGGGTTGTGACACACaactgcaacacacagtaataagaggcatcaatgttttgctatcagTTGTGATTAAGACCAACGAGGCATTTtgtctaaaagtttaaaatgtcagtagagtatagttcaaaaattaaaaattaaaaacacaaatacaactttgttttattttgaaacaacaaagaaaaaggaaagcttaccttttgtgccacctgttccatttccatcttcactctgtctttgatgtatgggacattctcttcacttatgtagctcttcttgaatcttggatcaaggaaggatgtgatgtccaagagctcctgtgtcactgggtcgctgtatttctcttcaatGTAGTGGAGAGCTCTTGATTTGATCTCCTTGGTGAGATTCGTGTCCTGGTCAGTTTCAGCAAGCGTTGCTGttctgaggagatggagcactGGCTTCAGGTATGACACGCTTACGTAGTCCTCACCTGAGAGGGCGTCTTTGAACTCCTGAGGAGGACCGAGGGcattgtttacagattcaaGGACATCTGTGTCTTGCCAAGTGGGGACCAGGTGCCgcgtcttcctgtcttcagacAGAACCTGGCACAGTGCCTTGCTCTGCTCCAACACCCTCCCAATCATTTTCTGCCCGGAGCCCCATCGTGTCGGACATTCAGTGACCAGTGACTGTTGAGGTAGGTTCAAGTCTTGCTGTGCCTGTTTTAGTGCcgccttcttcttccagctgtgagtgaagaCCGCAACCAGCTGCTTGCAAAGTCCTGTGGCCCGTTTGAttctttgctcatctttgacagcattttctgggggaaaacattacatgtattacagtatgaaaagcCATAAGGATAGCTCATAACACAGTATTCATATCATACCATTGATTACATCTGTTGTCATCTTGTATTTAGTTCAATGACGTTTTTTTAGCAGCAGACTTCAGGTGGTACTACCACAGGAAGTTATTGcccataaattaatttgtaattggtAATTAATGCACAAGCAATTAATATGCTTCTTAGATATTccactaaaaaccaaaaaatcatttaatccgTATAGTGGCATCAGCTGATGTTGCACCACCCTGACATGTGCTACTACTAAAACACGTTAGccgtttattgtaccaaaaacacgtttccccctcgcaccgatacacacattacatggcCTCACTAATCCCTAATCCttaaaacgtgcacacacacacacacacacacacacacacacacacacacacacacacacacacacacacacacacacacaaagcttaccgatgaaagggttcatttttctccctaggataaacagtatgttaaagtagcattgcgCTAACAGTTGGTCAGCTAACGACAGCTTGACAACAAACTTCCCGGCGCTTCGTCCCCAGATAATACGAACTCTCACACTTGTAGTAaccttgtaaacatacacactcgcacaaacacacattcttgtacttaccaattgcaagatgcagcctgtgtccaaagcactgcagtctggTCCATTGGTTAAGTCCCATTGCTTTGACCATATTTGAAGCGTTGTCTGTTGTTATGCACGTCTGGGCCTCTTCTTTTAGACCCCAGTTGGCCAAGCACTCCTTCAGCCCCATGGCAATATTCTCCCCGGTATGGTCAGTGGGGAAGTATGCTGTCTGCAGGCAGCGGCTACACAACTCGAAGTTGGCGTTGACGAAATGCACGGTCAAACTCATGTAGGGCTCGGTCGTTCTGATTGACCACAGATCAGTAGTTGACGCATAAAACTCCGTGTTTTCCAGCTCATTTACAACTTTGGCATTACATTCTGCGTAGAGCTGTGGGATGGCAACTTGATTGAAGTATGTGCGGGAGGGCAGAACATACCTCTTATCCATTGTGCGTAGCAAACGTTTAAATGCGTCTTTGGTCACGGTGTTTACAGACACCATGTCCTTCGATATGTAAGTCGGGCAGTGGTAATCTCCTTGTGTCTTCGGCTAGTTCTTTCATAAGGCGTCACACTGGCGaacaatgatgttattgttggcTGTTTTGCCGAAGTATCGCTGCTGCTTGATGTTTCACAGTTCTTTTCGCCATGCACTCATCATACAAGTTCAGGTGGTGATTCTCAAGTGGCGATGTAAATTGGTGGTATTGCCACCCGATGTAGCCACTTTTACACGACATGTTTGGCACAACACCTGTTTCTGGTGTTCATCACTGGcctcaaatccaaaatactgcCAAATGACCGacgtgctgtttttctttgctattaATTTCGTCGGCTCCgcttctgctcctgcttcagccatgcttgaaattgaatgacGAGCTACACACTGACTTGGGTGGCGaacacgtgatctggtcacgcgcagcctgcagctttctgatcagtagctgacacagagccttgggcattcatgtgaaattattgacgaaattattattattgttctgccctccataagcttttggtagctttgggttttatatgtggggaaatactgccacctagtggacagtattatttacaaagtcacgcaggtttagtttctttttcattgacgAGTTGACCTCAGTTAGAAGAGCACACGGATTCAGCCACTGCCGAAATTCCTCCTCGAAGAGCTACCTTTTCACGcgtgagctttggacattattagtctgtaagtgtctatcatttgttagtacattcaatgccatgtaaataattaggaaTATACGATGAATATTAGTTTCTACATGCTCTATGATAATGTCACTTAgctatgctagctctcgtggtatcatgctatTATCTTCGTGAAATTTAtgtatcctttgtttctgtttgttttcagttttacaaaaacgaatgtcctgtataaatacttgcttggtgaacaaagtaaacggaagaaaaaccaacacttcttgcctcgcttgagttcatcaactttatttattagacgacaaattgtAAGCTAGCTatctagttctgcaagctagagaacgcagcacgaggactGCATAATTATTAATATGCACCAAGCAAAAACCGCAGCTTTGACGATCCCAAAATCGTGTTGTCTGAGATCGCGATTTTCGGTCCAAAACGAtagatcgttcagccctagcCAGGAGAGCTCCAGGAAGATGACCCACCAGTCTCACCTTATACTGCATTTGAGGTCAAGGTCCATAATGTTATTCTGGACACAGTTGCTGGCAGTATCAACAGGAGGTTTGCAGCCAATGCAACACTTGCCTCAGATTTTGCTTGCCTTGACCCAAACAACTTTGCTGAGTTGAGGGAAAACGGAATCCCCAGTACAGCACTGCAAGAGTTAAGCAAGTGTGTATTGAGGTTTGATGACAGAGCGACTGTCAGCAGGTTGCATGACGAGCTGTATAGCCTGGCATCCCAGtgggagagactgaaaaagtctcctctggaggattatgtggtcaggacaggaagagaggtcacacagactGATGAGGAGGGTAGTGGAATTTCATACATGGAGCCAGAAtttgagctggagagcaggacatgCTCTTCTTGCAAAAACTGTGCTATCTGCGTACTTGATCCTCACACAATATAACCTCCTCACAGATGCTTACCATGTAATCGGGTTGGCTTATAAGTTTCTCTTGACTCTTTCAAACACCCAGGTTGCATGCGAGCGGAGCTTCtctgccttaaaatgtgtgaaaaccaggCTACGAAGCTCAATGTCGCAGGAACTCCTTGATGCATTTATGCTcatgtgtgttgaaaaggacattttgatgtcCATTGACAATGACACTGTCATTAACGAATTCGCAAAGACAAGCACTTTGCTGAGGaaacttttgctgttttaatcttaaatacagtatgtgcagttgATTTTGAATAACTTTGattgtgaaataacttttcttctttatcattatctttattttatttgaatttgaattatatattgttaaagtgacgcaaagtattatatacctttgtttaaaacaaataaaaagcattgagagagaattgttttttgtttgttttatcttttcatggacTCAAATTCCTCCTCCATATCAGAGTGGCCTGAATTTGAATTCAATTCCCGGACTGAGAAAATGGCCCACCCCGGCCCTGGTAGCTGTGGTAACATTCTGTTATCGACTGcttgtcaacacagttttaaacgattgtagtttaggagtaaatgttttcaaaatagtgttaaccttagttaagccatgacaacacggatacatcttagttttaactgagTATCTTCTACCTACTCTTCTTCGCCGTACATCACAGGGTGCCATCTCCTCATGTCGTCCATCCACTCTTTTATTTGACTAGGGTGTTGTAAAATTTCACCTCCACTACTACGAACAGCATCGCTTGTCTCTGCCCAGGTAACATCCATCTTAAAGGTCACACTAAAGGTTAGGTTACACTAGCTAACCGGAACTAGCTGACCGGAAGATCATACACAAAGCGGAAGAAAAAAGCCGTTAAAAATGGGCGGGGCGTAATAGGGTGaatagcatgtcagcaggttggtgccatagactgtatatattgatggacagaggttcgtccgttaaaagtgaagcaagcgctagtccagagccccctggtggctggctgcagtacaatgcgtagctccgcccattcccatgtattttcaatgggcaagtaaccaactttctatgtcacttttctcacctaaaacaaattttgcatccacaactttttattcgaaaaaatagctttcaaggtgcttcacatcacaccatttttctttttcccgagaaattattttctttaatgttattttaataaatataaaaggggcgtggttacactttgattgacagtgcagccgcttgcaacctccttcaacatttcatttcattcagagtagctgtaggctcggctgtagtgttcttttgtcaggcaactcatatttgttttatttgctgttattactttacatttatatattgacagtcatgtcgtgttgtgctgttgattgtactaacaggccatctcaggggagctctgtgcagttttttcggtaagtgaatattaacttaatattagctagcgaactcattaaaatgacggtagcgatagcttagccgctaacgttagaaagttaacttaatttgacagtaatctatagattttcggacatccttgaaaggattatggtcatataccaacgaaaaacagatagatttgtatgttgaagacgctcgaaacatcgagatttctaatgagaaaaaagttaacgttaacgtttaaatattctaggctgaatatttaatgacagctgtcacagctggctttgcgatgagggtgtttgacgtgctctgtgaaatacatgaggtgaaattaacaaataacattattcttagtgacattaggtagaaggatggttattattgttattatttatgtatcttatttgacattgtgccaggaatagcgatctagttggcaatctgttacgttacgttaccaggttaatttacctcagcattcagcggtactatgcattattaatttaaagatagaactagtctaatcattgtcagtatattgtcagtttattttatgtaacgaTGGTGTGATAGTTCTTAGACGAAGCCGTGTACGTGTACGTGTACAATTAAGTTATTAGCTGGTAAACTGGTGTCtacaatcaaaaaatataagctGTCTGAGgtgtatttcacaaacacagacaagaggtttgttttacatacgttacacttaccggagaaaatccaaatacccagaccgaactgggcactgtagtttcagccagtttagccccagagagtcggactcggcctgtgtgtgtggtggggaacggacggagaagggggcgtgtttcactcgatgagtgggcgggtctgatcgcgacctcctcttcactgcgcatgcttcagattctactgcgcaagcgtacttcgaactggctccaaattttcaaagatggcgtcgcctcggttgcttcaattctatagaacacagctgaatggagccactctgtccatctcatagactgtatatatagatggacagagtggctccattcagctgtgttctatagaattgaagcaaccgaggcgacgccatctttgaaaatttggagccagttcgaagtacgcttgcgcagtagaatctgaagcatgcgcagtgaagaggaggtcgcgatcagacccgcccactcatcgagtgaaacacgccccttatcgagtgaaacacgcccccttctccgtccgttccccaccacacacacaggccgagtccgactctctggggctaaactggctgaaactatacaacatcgtcttcaacatacaaatctatctgtttttcgttggtatatgaccataatcctttcaaggatgtccgaaaatctatagattactgtcaaattaagttaactttctaacgttagcggctaagctatcgctaccgtcattttaatgagttcgctagctaatattaagttaatattcacttaccgaaaaaactgcacagagctcccctgagatggcctgttagtacaatcaacagcacaacacgacatgactgtcaatatataaatgtaaagtaataacagcaaataaaacaaatatgagttgcctgacaaaagaacaccactacagccgagcctacagctactctgaatgaaatgaaatgttgaaggaggttgcaagcggctgcactgtcaatcaaagtgtaaccacgccccttttatatttattaaaataacattaaagaaaataatttctcgggaaaaagaaaaatggtgtgatgtgaagcaccttgaaagctattttttcgaataaaaagttgtggatgcaaaatttgttttaggtgagaaaagtgacatagaaagttggttacttgcccattgaaaatacatgggaatgggcggagctacgcattgtactgcagccagccaccagggggctctgactagcgcttgcttcacttttaacggacgaacctctgtccatcaatatatacagtctatggtccatctatatatacagtctatggttggtgcctcaccgagcagccgttctcagtgtttgaacgtgaatatgaaaattcagcgattttggatcaaaaataatgtaaaatttgtgaaattaaaaggaaaataactttataatacaaacaactggataaatatgatcattaaatttatttcttcattttacttttcatgatgacaggtgaggcacggcctcacctgcctcccctcaccgaACGTCACTGATaaggcgcaccggactataaagcgcattaagcgaaatgttgttacctccagcgttgttatgctctataccgtagtgaagagcagctgggtatttgacactctctgaggaaagaggagggggaaacagcggagctggagtaatccttttttattgtcttcgaacacccgacaacgcagccaacctggcaacaacttcactttcccaaaaTTACTTCTTCCccacacacacgcccaccccgcatgtcgctctcctacacactccttttctacatgccgtaaaacggatacatattatataattattaattatataacagaaacaaaacagtcagataagtcagtaataagttcagttataacacGTCAAATACAATAACGTTAGCGTATTCACAATAACTCTGAAAATTGTTCGCttataacatgtaaaatacaacacaatactcTCACTTTTTCAGTTCATTCCTCGTCCACAAATCCCTCAAAttcttcatcttcagtgtcCGAGTTGAACAGTTGGGCGATTACGGCATCCAGCATGCCCGGATCCCTTTCGTCATTATCCGAGTCAGTGTCGTTGCTGCTACCTGGCAGTTCAGTGATGATTCCGGCCTTCGTGAAAGCTCGGACCACAGTTGAGACTGATACATTAGCCCAGGCATCCACGAACCATTGGCAGATAGTGGCGTAAATCGCCCGGCGCTGTGTCCCCGTCTTGGTGAATGTGTGTTCGCCTTCTGTCATCCACTGCTCCCACGCAGCTCGCAGTTTAACTTTGAACGCCCTGTTTACACCAATATCTAGCGGCTGGAGTACTTTAGTTTATCCACCCGGAATGATGGCAAACTCCAAATTAGTTTGCTTGCGCATGGAGTCGCAGATCAATAGGGACGGAGATTTGTGGAAAAAGCCATCCGGTCTCTTGACGTAAATTTCTCTCAGCCACTCCCTCATCTTTTCCTCGTCCATCCAGCCCTTCGGGTTAACTTTGCTAATGACGCCGGCTGGGAAATTTTCTTTTGGCAAAGTCTTCCTCTTGAAAATGACCATGGGTGGAAGTTTCTGGCCATTAGCCTGGCAACCGAGAACTACAGTGAAGGATGACTTCTCGTTCCCTGTCGTACGTATAGACACCGTTCTGGTCCctgttttctccacagtgcGGTTCACGGCGATATCAAAGGTGAGGGGAACCTCGTCCATGTTAGTGATGTGCTCTGGCCGGATCTTCTTTTCAGTGATCTTCTTTTCGCAGTATGCGCGGAAAGCGGCCAGCTTTTCTTCGTAATCTTTTGGCAGTTGCTGTGAGACGGTAGTTTGTGTGCGGATGGAGAGATGACGTC of the Eleginops maclovinus isolate JMC-PN-2008 ecotype Puerto Natales chromosome 4, JC_Emac_rtc_rv5, whole genome shotgun sequence genome contains:
- the LOC134862652 gene encoding E3 SUMO-protein ligase ZBED1-like, translating into MDKRYVLPSRTYFNQVAIPQLYAECNAKVVNELENTEFYASTTDLWSIRTTEPYMSLTVHFVNANFELCSRCLQTAYFPTDHTGENIAMGLKECLANWGLKEEAQTCITTDNASNMVKAMGLNQWTRLQCFGHRLHLAIENAVKDEQRIKRATGLCKQLVAVFTHSWKKKAALKQAQQDLNLPQQSLVTECPTRWGSGQKMIGRVLEQSKALCQVLSEDRKTRHLVPTWQDTDVLESVNNALGPPQEFKDALSGEDYVSVSYLKPVLHLLRTATLAETDQDTNLTKEIKSRALHYIEEKYSDPVTQELLDITSFLDPRFKKSYISEENVPYIKDRVKMEMEQVAQKLCVTTHPMPLSAEEEPPSTSTKRKRSLGSFFKTKAVPASSTVQLEDTIKAELDNYLITPTIDGEQDPLAWWRVHNVNFPWLSKLARKYLCIPATSAPSERLFSASGNIVTCQRASLKPAKVDMLVFLAKNLGKGKIY